ACtaatttaatactttattctTTGCCGATTTGAGAAGGATTACttaaatgaaaaagaaaaaagaaaaatttaacCCTGCAGCAAAGATGCAACTCAGGAACGTCGGAAGTGGAAGATGGTTGGCTGGGCTTCCTGTCAGTCAGGGATACCACGCGAGGCTGGTGAGGCTGGTTAACCCATGATCATCAGTTGATGGTTGGATTCAGTCTGTTCAGATCGAATTCACAGTGGTGGATGAAGTATTTAGATCTTAAACTTGTCCCATTCCACCCTTACATATAGATCGGATGTGGTTCACCCATGGTTAATAGTTTGGGTTGTCCCTGAACTCGGGTAAGGTTCCCTTGGGTCCATTTCCCCAGTTTCTATTTCTGGGATATTGGTTGCCTGAACTTTAAGGAACTCAACTCGACGGGTTTCTCTGCCAATAAGAACTTTGCCGTGCAACCATTGATTGTTGGAAATGTTTGTTTGTTACCTTAGGCACTTACTAACAGTAGTACATACCTAGGTAAGTATCTTCAACTACTACTCCCAGGTAACTACTAAGGCATCTTTGAAAACTTGGCCGTATCTCGGATATAGTACAGGATgtaaagaaaagacagcGAGCTCTTCGGACCATATTAATATGTCAAGATTGGGAAAATACAAAACCGACTGGTAACCTTGGAACCACAGCTCTCGGTTCTGTGCGAGTCTGAAACGATTCCATGAAAGGGAACTTATCACCACAAGCCACTGCGCGCCACTGTGACATCTCAGCCAAGGGATAATCcaccttctctccttccGATTCTGACTCCCGcccctccctttttctttttttctttctttcctcagtACAGATCAAATGACGGAGATACACAGAGACGACGTATACTTCATCCCTAAGGATGTATTGCTATCAGCAGAGTCAgtatttactagtagtattcCTAGTCTTCAGTGTACTCGAGTTGGGTCAATTGTGCATACATCAATGGATTTAACCTTATTACCGAGTATAGTAGTGAATAATTTCTGGTTCCCTTGTTGAAACAAAAAACTCTATTTCTCCACCTCGATGCCGATATAATCCGGTATAGGCAAGGAAAGAATCTCAAAAGTTAGTAAACACGAATGGTTTATGTTCTGCAATAACTTTTGGGGTACATATTGCCCTGAGACATCAGATAATTCTGCATTAGCTATGTACCTACCCGCGAGAGCAACCCAGCCACGCACACAATGGAGTCAAACCACAACTTCTGTAAGACACAATGCATGATTCCAAAATGTGTCAGGCTGTATTGCACAGCAGTGTATATCGTAGCTATTCTGTCTTGGACTTACTCAGTTACTTGACTGCTGTTTTACTTTCTTGGAACTAGGTCATCCCTTGCTTCACTTAGACCCTCATACGTTATGATCACGAATTTTCTTGCGGAGGTGTTCCTTATATGAGGATATTTTCAACCATTTCAGAAGCCTGACAAGGTTTAGAGTCGAGGGTCAATCATGGAGTCTTCAGTGGCAATCGTCCAATTCATACGCAACCACTACCTATCCCTGCGGTTCTACAGGTCGTACGAGCTTTTCAACACACATCCTCGATCTCCAATTCCCGGCCATCGTGCTCACCCAGGTCCAGTTTCAGAGTCCGTCCAAACAGCTCGAGTAGCATCTCGAAACAAACCTTGGTGATGGCGGGGTCATATCGCCCCTTGCTCAGTTCATCACGAATAAAAGCGTCTATCGGATGATAATGTCAGTCGGACCAATTTCAAAGGTGTTATTATCTCTCTTAATATAATGTGTAACGTACGTTGAGCCCAAGCCACCTCGTAAAAGCTAAACAAGACCCCCTTGTCTTGAAGTGTTTTACGAATTAGGTCTCTTCCTTCCGGGGGGACATGGTTATCGTTTTTTCCGAAGATCTAGCACTTCCGTTAGACTATTGCACAGATGGGTTTTCTTGAGCGAAAGGACCAAGTTGCCGAGAGCCATTCGAGACAAGTAGTTTCATATAGAACAGGAAAGACTTACCATTATCAATTCTCCTTTGATATCCTCTGCTCTAGCTAAGCTATCATCGTTTTTACCGGCAGCAAGGGTCTTGCTGTGGATGTCTGTTGCAAAGTAACACACTGCCGCCTTTACTCGACTATCTAACGCACAGCGATACGCAAGATGGCCACCAAGGCACATACCCGTCGCGCCCACACGACCAGTGCATGTGGGCAGTGACAAGAGATAGTCGACACACAGTGATGCGTCCTCATCGTACGCAGctaatttctatatacttGTCAGAGAACTTCTCTGTCAGGTCTCTTAGATTTCCAAAAtgttaaatattattataccTTGCTGACTTTCCATTTGTTCCCTTTATCCGTGTCCTCGGCATTGTATTCCAATGGCTCTGGACCGGTGAATTCGTGATAAGTAGAGGGAGCAGCACAAATATATCCTTGACCAGCGATTTGCCTAGCAAACCGTGAAACAGGCCCAGTCACTATAGATGTTAGGACACTGAAAAGTTGGGGAGAGAATGACGAAATACCTTGATAGATCTCACTGAATACCACTACGCCAGGGAATCGGGCCTTAGGATATCCAGGGATAGTGGGATGGAATACATAGATGCCTTCATAGTCACCGCCATGTTAGCTAGGTGACCTCTAATCCTCAATGAAAAGACCCCATCTGAGCCTGCAAGCTCAAAGATGAATAGATAAATTGGTGCCTCACGCATGGTTCCATTCCCATCTGCCTTGGTTGGCACATCGTGGAAAGACTCTTGAATCAACATATCTACCTGAGACGGTATATAAATCGTACGATGATTTGCGGTTacagtgattgattgattgataggTATGGGCTGGGAGACTTAATGAGAATTTAGCTTTCAATTAGTTAGCTGCGGGCCTGCGGGGAAGATTGTCCGATAAGATCGAGGACCCTAGTCATGTGACTAGAGATGCAGGATGAGCTGCTTGCAATCAAAATAATCAGCTTGGTTAGAGAATGTAAAATGCCCGTGGTTTCGAATATACTTGGGAGTTATCTTTAGATTTGATACATTAGACTGGAAGAAGAGACCATCCGGGAGCCAAGAATACATCAAGAGCcaatctattaataatatgcTTCTGGTCAATGCCGACATACGTATGCTGCTGTGCGTAAATTGCTCGATTAATTCCAATATACCTAATATATCGATTGGACTCCGCCTCCTGCCCTGCGACCAAGGCTATCATGTATAACGCCAGTTCCAAAAACCAGCCCACGTGTTGTACATCATTTTTTTCCTCGagattagatattaataaagaaatggAGCAAGTTGATAAAGCACGTGTCccaaaagaaaccaataATTTACATCGAAAGATACACATTAAAATCTGAATCAAGATTAAAAAGAACTCATTGATCGGGGAATCGAAGTGGATGCTCAGGCTCTGCACAATCACCATGAGAGGAATGCTCAGCAGAGTCGGCTTGTGAGTAATAAAGAAACATACTCATCCAATCCACATAGAACTTGGAATACTCTAGGTGGACCGTCATAAGTGTAGCCTTTCTAAACGTGTCCACTAGTAAGGCAGCTAGTTGACATTTTGCATGTACGGCTGTTTTCTCAAAACACGtactttataatagatcAGTCCGCATATTCCACGGCCAGTGATTTAGTGAGATTGAACTTACGGGAATGAAAAGATAAGGGACTCGTCTTTCATACTCTAACCAGGCTTCACCGTATTTGTTGCGACAGCGCTGGATATCTCGCAAAGCACGGTGAGAGATCATGCATGCAAAGAAAACAGGGTAGAACCAGGGGAATGGGCTTTTGAAGCCAGTGATAAGACCCCAGTTCAacgcaaagaaaagatcgCAAGTGTAGTGGATCTTACGGGCTTTGCCGTCTGTGCACGTGTCAGCTCAATTCATCTGCCATTGGTACTCAAGTATAGGAATATAGTTAACTTACACCAACCATCCACCAAGATCTTGGAGCCATCTTCAGCCGTGATGGTCTTGGGGTTTTCCAATGTTTGCCATGGAAGCTGCGGGAACGTATTTCGGAAGACCATAGTTCCGCGCTCCTGCTGACGATAACGGTTCTTCTGACTGTTGGTAGTATCCCAAACCCAATATACGAAGAGATATGCAATATAGAGGAATGTCAAGAAGTAGCGGTTCCAATGATAGGTGGCCGGGTCATGGTTGGCAAGGTAGATCGTGCAATGGCAGTAGCTTAAGGGCACGCCGGCAAGATTCCAGAAAATTAGCATGAAACCCCATTTTTCATAGTACATATCCCTGTCCTAGTGTTAACCGGCTAAGAATCGTTTTCTTCGCGGCTAGCAGAATCATGACTTACCAGGTTGACACTATGCACTCCTCGCCCTTGGAGCAGGCATTTGCGTATAGGAAATGCGCCATCAAAAGAAACCCTACCTCTCCAGAGACGTAGCCGTAGACTTCGTATTGTCTGGCCGCAGCGCCCATAGTGACAAAAAGGAGGATATACCAAGGGAGGCGGACTTCAAAGAACATCTTGAAATCCAAGATGCCGAACATCCGGGGATTGAGTTCGGCGCCCATGAAGAAGTCATAGATGGGATAACCTGTCATACGATGTTGAGCTCCACGTGCCAAAGCTGAGAAGTATGCAACAAAAGACACCAGAAATCCGGAGATGATGGCGACACTCATTAGAGAGCCAAACTCGTcgataatagtatatagtttgAAAATTCCGGTGAAGTGTAGTGTCAAAGCCAGCAAGATACTTGTGTAAAAAGACCAGACCGCAGAGCAATAATATGGCAGTTGCTTTCCTCCGAGGTGCGGCAGAGGGCGGCCCATAACAGTGATGCCCGGTAGGAGCAAGTAGCAAGCGCcctcgaaaaggaaaaacaccCAGTAGATAGTCCATGCCTTGATAGAAGGGAAGGCACCCACGTAGACTAAGTTGGCTAGGTGCGCGATGAAAGCTAACGTGCTCTGTCCTTCCGAGGCACGAGGGAACTTTCCATCGTAATAGACGGCACCAATCCACATGTAATACATTAGCATTGGAAACCCGATCATCATAGACAATACACCCCAGGAGCCACCAAATTCAAAGTGTCCACTGTAATCAACTTTGGGATCCTTGCCCTCTTCCCAACCGTCGACAATCCGAGGTTTCTTCTCCGTGGAGATGGTGTGTCCGTTAGTCGCAACTGTTTTCGCTTCCTCCTCCAAAATGTCTTCagtctttgtctttccgGAGGTGCGTCTACGAGTCACAGATTTAGATCCCCTCACCATGTCGACCGCGGAGTCGGATGTGTCGTCCGTGTTTGTCTCTGATGCCACAGCGCTGCTGCGAGTAACCCGACGACCTGGGGTCTCAATGAAACCGGGACGCTCCATTTTCCTGGTAATGAAACCAATTGATCAATAAGGCTGTTCGTATCGATGCGCACGCATTTTGGAAGCACTGAAAACATAGAGACACGCGGCGAAAAGTAGAGACTGTGGCAAGTCCTCTTGTCTGTTTCCGCATCCCCTTTCAACAGCAAAAAAATGTTACTTACTTGGGTGTTTTCCCCGTCTGAGAGCGCGTGACGGTCATGATATTGGAACCATATGAGGATTAGAAtgatatagaataatttgGAGTTGTTGAGACAAAGCAATTGGGtgaaaatataaagatgGTGGGAAAAGCCAGAGTcagggagaaggagaatgttTTGAACAACAATTcattactccgtaccttAGTTTAATTACCTTGTCGGGTAAGATTTTCGGCCATTCATCGTCCTTATAGCGTCCCCATAAGGTGCCTTAGCACTAGCCTAGTCTATGGACCTCTACCACTAAAGGTACTACCTAGCACCTTTCGAGACTACTTTCACCAAGACTTGGTTCAACGCCTTCACGATAATTTTTGAGCTCTAGCTGCGGAATACATAGCTAGTAGTACCTATGTGCATCAGGTTCCTTCAGTGCTCACGCCCCAACTTCAATATCTGGATAAATTACCATTCGAATAGATGCACACAATACAGCGGATGCTGGGTCTGGGTATATAATACTGATTAATTCGCGTGGCAGAGGAATTCTgtcaagaaaaaggataCCACAATTACCTAACAATGTCTTTCTATAACAAGGTGTCCGCGCTATAtatcagaaaaaaaaaatgcttGCCCATAACATATTCTAGGTTAATAATTCAATATGTATACCTTTCACAGTATAACCGACCGTCAGACTCCTATCGTTGTCTCCTCCTGCCTACACTCCTTTAAGCAGAACATAACATGTCCAAAGGCTAAACCAATAGGTGAATCGGCAGTAAGAAGGAAAGTGcaaagagggaagaaaaggcatgGAATACAGTATAGAAGAGCCAACCATTGGGGGTTTCCCTTCAGGCGCCTCTTTGAATGTTAGTCGACATGAGTGTgatcttcttgttctttttcttctttccgccACCGGAAGTGGAAGGGTTATTTTCATTTGTAGCGGCTTGAGCCAGCAATTCGTGCTCCTGTTGGGCAAACAACTCCTCCTCCCACCCCTCAAGCCAACCATCGCGAGGAGCAGCCCCTAGAGGTGAACCTGCTTGCTGGGCGAGTGTTGGAACAGCGGCTGTCCCCCACACGGTGCGAACGCCTGGAGGACTGGTTGATGACGAATCAGCAGCTCCAGGATGTGAGGATTCGGGAGGCGATGTAGAAGAACCAAAATTTGAGGGGCCAGGGCCTGAAGCACCGCCCGTTAAGGGTTGGAAGTCGTGATCAAAGAACAAAGGGTCAGTAACGCTAATGCTTGACCTCCTATTGCGACGAACGGCAGCCCAATgtttctcatcctccttctgAGCACGAACCcggtctttttcttcgcgagcctctttctccctatttctctttcttctcctcgccgtTTCGGCCGCAAAGCGCTCTAAGATCTCTGGCCCAACCACATCCCGCCAGTCACATTCGAGAAAGTTTACTTCACACCCTTGTGGGAGATGACCGAGATATTTAACCCGCTTTCTGAGCTCATCGTCAACGATATGACCAGTGGATATGTGTTCAACGCGAGGAAGGATGGTCGCAGGGAACGATGAATAATCGCCGAATGCAGTCTTTAGAATGCGGATGTCAAGAGGCGAGAGATAGAAATGGGGTAGTGCTTGATAAAAGTAGAATGGGTGATCAGACGACGCTGAAACCCGACCAGTGCCAGGATCTCTCTGTTTGGCTTTCGCCGCAGGTACAGAGTTGATATTGACAAGATTCAACGCCTGTGTCATACGATCTGTTTCACTATATATGCCTGGCATAGAAGTTGCCACATCTGGGCTGGCATCTGGTTGCGCCGGCTGCTCAGTCGAGGTGACTTGTCCGGATTTAGAATCGTGCTGTGATTTGTAAATTATCGCAACCTCATCAGTCGGTGACTGAGCAAGACTGGAATCCTTTGGTATGTTGATCGCTGTAGGCTGCTGCGAGATACCTGGCGGGTTACCAATTCCCTTCACCTTTGTTTTGGCGTCATTGATGGCTGCAATCGCTTTTTGCGTCCATGTTGTCTCGTCGCCGAACAGGACCTcatcttctgcttcttggcggCGGAGGTCTTCTATCTCACTGTCATATTGGCCGACCATGTAGTCTTCGCCTCCTTTCATAATACGAGCATAATCAGCAACCTCAGCGGCATGGTACCATGGGATATCCTCATCCGGCCCGATACTTTCAGCACCGTCACGGGGCAGTGCCAGAGTGCTCCTTGGTTCTCTTTTCACGAGCCTCAAAACAACGTCGCCACCCTCAAAAGGTAGGTCACCTTCTTGACCACGAAACCATCGTACGGGGCGTGTTTCCGTAATATATATCGTGTCCCAACAAATAGGGCATTTTTTCCATCGTGGCTTCTTCTCAGGCAGCGAGTTTTCTTCATCGGTCGAGTGCATATATCTGATAAGGCAAGGAAGGCAAAATATATGGCCGCAACGAGCCATTCGAGGTGCTACTGGAGTAGATAAGCAGATTGGACAGCTGGCAGACTGAGTCTGAGCCGAGACTAAAACCTGAAGTACAGAATCCCAGTCCAGGTGGACGTCAGCGTTGGCTGCCTGTGCATGGTAGCCTCGGTTCGATGTCACAATAAACCGGTAGTTCGCATGGACGTAACGAGCTTTGTCCATGGCATGGTGTCCGGACCCTAACCCCCATGACGCATATCGACGAATGTTCCGCGGTGGAGGTTGATACTGAGGACGaggggggagagagaaattcATTAGATGAGTGATGGACGTTTGTCCCTTTCGGCTGTTTGTCGATCTCATGATGGCCTGTATATTATCATGCTAGTTAACTCGCTTGGATCAACGGTGAAAGGTGTGTAAATGAGTTAGGGATAACCCACAGACTCGCTATACTCTTCATCATCTAGTAAACGAGGGCGCCTTTGTCGCTTATGTTGACTTTTCCGGGACTGGTTGCTTCTCGGAGTGTTTGTATTCCTCGATGTCAAGCCTGCTCCGAAACTACCAGAGCCTCCCGCGCGTCGTTGAGAACCGCTATCAATCGAGGAAGGGGAGTGGTATGTCGTAGATCCTGACTGATTCGGGATGTTGACTGCCTTCGAAGGGGTTGATGTCTGGCCAAAGTTGGACGACATTTCTTCCTTCCACTCCGATTCAATAAGATGCCCTTCTCCTACGGTGGGGAGGAGAGTGGAAAGCAGTGATTGGAAGGATAGCGCGGCAGAATTGAGCCTTTGCCGTCGACGCAGCAGACTCACAATGTCAAGATATGAAATAATGCAAGATAAGGATGGGCAGAATCATCACAGTGAGAACCCCGAGGGGCAGCACCAGGCGAGGAGAAGCACCAGGGTTCCCGATCCTTCTCCTAAAGaacgagagagagagggacaATCTCGAGGAGGGGCGAGTATGTCATTTTCTTGGCGGCATATAACTGGAGCCTCAGGCACGTGCCGCCCACCCAAAAAAACATCATCTCATCTCAGCTCCAACGCATCCTTCCCCGTTGTTCTGCTTGCCGCGAGTCTAGTTCgcctcccctcccctccctctcCTATTGCTGGTTCCTCGGGTATCTGTCTGAGGTATAGTCAATTATAACTTGATTGTTAGGAAGTGTCCTGCATCAGGTTGGTGTCTctcactctcctctcctTTAATCAATCGCGCATCTCCCAACTGATGAGTCCTTCAGGCCTCCACAGGACTACCAGCGCCAAGCTTTAGCCGACGATTTTCAATCCTAACTCACGGTCACCGGCCTGGAAGATAGGATGGCTGCATAGACGGGTGAAAAAAAGCCCCATCATCTTGGTTCCCCCGTCTTACATCGTATGGCTCCCATTGAGGCAACGCGTGGCTGAATAGTCCAGGCGACTTCCCGACGTGCCTAGACATGATGAACCCTCATCTGCCCGCGATGCCCCATGGGCAGCCACCCATGCCTACTCCCCGGCGGCAGCAGGACATTCCTTACTCTACAGGCCCCCCCAATATGCGCTCTCCTCCCGCGTACATGGGATATCCTCACATGAACGGCCATCTTCCCCCCGCTTATACACAGCAATATCCTCACTGGTTCCCTCCTTACCCTCAAATGCAGCCGCATCCACGCCCATTTCAGCCGCCGTATGCACCGATGTATGTCTCCACCTATCCTCCTCAACCTGCTATGGCTCCGGCTCCTATCCCACCCCCATCGCTCCCCATGCACGCCAGGACTTCAACTCCACTCCAGTCCACTATGTCTCCTGTTGGACCAGCGCCCGCTCCGATAAATATGCCAATGCAATCTCCTGCCGTCCTTCCCATCCACCCCACGACTAGCCCTATTATGTCTTCGCCTTCCGCTTCAGCCCCCGAGAATGCTCCCACGGTTGCTCCCACGGTTTCCACCCCCGTCAAGCCTTTCCGTGCGCCGGTAAGCTTTTTGAAGCGCCTCCTATAGCATAGTCCTCAATTTCTGACCAACATTTTCAGCTCCCTTGGCTCTCTGTTCCAGACCGTCCGTTCCCCGCCAGAGTTTCCCGCAGACGCCGAAAAAGCCGCGCCCTTCAGTCTTCTGTTTCGGTTGAACTGCCGGCAAAGGACACCCAGCAGGACGGCCATGATGGAAGACAAGGTGCGACGAAGTATGTAGAGCCGCATACTCAGACTCCGTCCGAACCTCAAACACCAACACTGTCTGTTGCACCATCGGTCGCGAATTCCACACAGCCCACCACCCCGGCTTCGGCTGTTCAATCTTCTGTCCGTCCTCAGTCGCAATCCAAAGGATCAAAGCCAGCAATTCCTGTAGTTCCTGTTGTCCCCGTTGTCCCGGGTCCTGGCGCTCCGCGACAGGAAACGAAAGATGATGCCAGCCGCTCGTCAGAAACACGAAAATCGCCCGGAGCAGTTGCCAATATCGCAAGTAGGACAGCTGAAGATACTTCTACCGAGCGCCCAATAGAACAGGGAGAGAGTACTACTTCGGAAGGTTCACCGAAACCACCCTCCCCTGTTCGTACAGCTCCAAAGTCCTGGGCGGACCTAGTTCGAGCCAAGAATCAATCGAAAAGTGCAGGCGTCACCGGTGCCTCATCTGCTGTATCAAACGGCGTGGTAAAACATAAGAGTGAATCTCTTGCAGATGTATTGGTGAACATGGGAGATGATGTCTCCCAGTATAGCGACAAGACTGCGTTTCTTGAGCCCAGGGGACTTGTGAATACCGGGAATATGTGCTATATGAACTCTGTATGTTACGACAATTACTGCAAACGTGTGAAAGCTCACTGACTTTTTGGACACAACAGGTTCTCCAAATTTTGGTTTCTTGTGTACCTTTTTATCAGTTCTTGGATCATATTGGCCGGCGAGCATCACATAGTTTCCAGAGTGACTTCCCAATGATTGATGCTTTGTTAGTATCACTATATTTGTTTGCCCGAGGATTGATACTAACTTGTAATTTGCTAGGATTATGTTTATGAAAGAGTTTCGTGTTATTGACGCTGCTCATTCTGAGGAACAGTTGAGGTTAAGGTTGAAACCCAATGAACTTGAGCAATATGGAGATGCGTTTATCCCAGAATTTGTTTATCAGGTGATTCGGCAGTTGCCACGCTTTCGAGACATGCGCGTACGCTCTTCCTTATTAATTCAGCCAATATATGCTCAGTTGACTAATTATCCAAACATACAGCGAGGACATCAACAAGATGCTCAAGAGTTCTTGGGCTTCCTTTTGGAGGAAATGCACGAAGAATGTGCTCGTGCCGCAAAGGATGCGCCATCGACGAAGACTGATGGTGCAGCATCTCTGAGCGAAGAGCCATCTGCAGCTGATGACGAGTCTGGTGATGGGTGGTTAGAGGTTGGTCATAAGCAGAAACCTGCGGTTACAAGATCTTCTGGTCACATGTCTTATGAATCACCTATCATGAGGATATTCGGTGGGCAAATCCGGTCTGAATTCAAAGTACCTGGGAACAAGACTTCTGTAACCTTGGAGCCTTACCAACCCTTACAGTTGGATATTGGTTCACCTGAGATCAATAACATTGTCGATGCTCTCAAGGGGCTGACAAAACCGGAGAGTATTCAAGGAGATTTCAACTCCTCGCGCGGCCCGAATGTCACAGCAACGAAACAGATCTTCATTGAGAATCTACCACCCGTTCTTATTCTTCACCTCAAACGCTTCCAGTACGATAGCGTTACCAGAGGGACCCAAAAAATCTGGAAGAAAGTTGGATATCCTCTTGACTTGGAGATCCCTCGCGAAGTATTACCTCCTAACAGGCGCAATATCATGATGGCCCAGGGTGGACTGCCCAAGTACCGACTCATTGGCGTCATCTACCACCACGGCAAGAACGCAAGTGGTGGCCATTATACTGTCGATGTCCGTCGCCAAGATGGTCGTGAATGGATTCGCCTTGATGACACTGTCATTCGCCGTGTCAGAAGCGAGGATGTTGCGGAAGCCGGTGGCGAAGAAGACCCCAAGGTGCTTGCGGCAGCTCTTGAACAGCATAAGCGCGACACCAACACGAATATCTATGAGCAAATTGATGATTTGGACCAGTCTGATAATGAGAGAGGTTGGAGTCAGGTCAATGGAACAGGCTCCGGTAATCACACAAGCAAAAAATCCACTTCAGCAGTTACCAATGGAGCTCCAGCGACGTCTAAAGCACCTTCCGGGACTAGGACTCCAATTGGACGATACGGGTCCAAGGACAATAAGGTTGCATACCTGCTGT
The sequence above is a segment of the Aspergillus flavus chromosome 4, complete sequence genome. Coding sequences within it:
- a CDS encoding c-24(28) sterol reductase; its protein translation is MERPGFIETPGRRVTRSSAVASETNTDDTSDSAVDMVRGSKSVTRRRTSGKTKTEDILEEEAKTVATNGHTISTEKKPRIVDGWEEGKDPKVDYSGHFEFGGSWGVLSMMIGFPMLMYYMWIGAVYYDGKFPRASEGQSTLAFIAHLANLVYVGAFPSIKAWTIYWVFFLFEGACYLLLPGITVMGRPLPHLGGKQLPYYCSAVWSFYTSILLALTLHFTGIFKLYTIIDEFGSLMSVAIISGFLVSFVAYFSALARGAQHRMTGYPIYDFFMGAELNPRMFGILDFKMFFEVRLPWYILLFVTMGAAARQYEVYGYVSGEVGFLLMAHFLYANACSKGEECIVSTWDMYYEKWGFMLIFWNLAGVPLSYCHCTIYLANHDPATYHWNRYFLTFLYIAYLFVYWVWDTTNSQKNRYRQQERGTMVFRNTFPQLPWQTLENPKTITAEDGSKILVDGWYGKARKIHYTCDLFFALNWGLITGFKSPFPWFYPVFFACMISHRALRDIQRCRNKYGEAWLEYERRVPYLFIPVSIYVFHPTIPGYPKARFPGVVVFSEIYQVTGPVSRFARQIAGQGYICAAPSTYHEFTGPEPLEYNAEDTDKGNKWKVSKKLAAYDEDASLCVDYLLSLPTCTGRVGATGMCLGGHLAYRCALDSRVKAAVCYFATDIHSKTLAAGKNDDSLARAEDIKGELIMIFGKNDNHVPPEGRDLIRKTLQDKGVLFSFYEVAWAQHAFIRDELSKGRYDPAITKVCFEMLLELFGRTLKLDLGEHDGRELEIEDVC
- a CDS encoding putative RING finger domain protein, coding for MSSNFGQTSTPSKAVNIPNQSGSTTYHSPSSIDSGSQRRAGGSGSFGAGLTSRNTNTPRSNQSRKSQHKRQRRPRLLDDEEYSESAIMRSTNSRKGQTSITHLMNFSLPPRPQYQPPPRNIRRYASWGLGSGHHAMDKARYVHANYRFIVTSNRGYHAQAANADVHLDWDSVLQVLVSAQTQSASCPICLSTPVAPRMARCGHIFCLPCLIRYMHSTDEENSLPEKKPRWKKCPICWDTIYITETRPVRWFRGQEGDLPFEGGDVVLRLVKREPRSTLALPRDGAESIGPDEDIPWYHAAEVADYARIMKGGEDYMVGQYDSEIEDLRRQEAEDEVLFGDETTWTQKAIAAINDAKTKVKGIGNPPGISQQPTAINIPKDSSLAQSPTDEVAIIYKSQHDSKSGQVTSTEQPAQPDASPDVATSMPGIYSETDRMTQALNLVNINSVPAAKAKQRDPGTGRVSASSDHPFYFYQALPHFYLSPLDIRILKTAFGDYSSFPATILPRVEHISTGHIVDDELRKRVKYLGHLPQGCEVNFLECDWRDVVGPEILERFAAETARRRKRNREKEAREEKDRVRAQKEDEKHWAAVRRNRRSSISVTDPLFFDHDFQPLTGGASGPGPSNFGSSTSPPESSHPGAADSSSTSPPGVRTVWGTAAVPTLAQQAGSPLGAAPRDGWLEGWEEELFAQQEHELLAQAATNENNPSTSGGGKKKKNKKITLMSTNIQRGA